In one Microvirgula aerodenitrificans DSM 15089 genomic region, the following are encoded:
- the cheZ gene encoding protein phosphatase CheZ, with the protein MENGDSPELEALFDRVAHDTHVQEAPAAPIAAVVPAPSADGDSAELQALFDSVAAAPVAPPVVPTPAPDLSAAGDSPELEALFDSVAASVAPVAPPPPVVAQVTAAGDSPELEALFDSVASQAAVSADAPAAAAPVASADNMYSRVGQLTRKLHDALHELGYDKSLERAASAIPDAKDRLSYIATLTENAAERVLNATDRAQPHQTRLESGAAALASDWDKVFANQSSLEAFKALAKSTRGYLAEVPEHTHATSSELMEIVMAQDFQDLTGQVIKKVVEMVQHMEQELLSFLMEYQPEIKPDPTELHSLENGPVVNPANRTDVVTDQKQVDDLLASLGF; encoded by the coding sequence TTGGAAAACGGCGATTCGCCCGAACTCGAGGCCCTGTTCGATCGTGTCGCTCACGACACGCATGTACAGGAAGCCCCGGCCGCGCCGATCGCTGCCGTCGTGCCCGCCCCATCAGCAGATGGCGACAGCGCCGAATTGCAGGCACTGTTTGACAGTGTCGCCGCCGCACCCGTTGCGCCACCCGTCGTACCGACGCCCGCCCCCGACCTGAGTGCCGCCGGCGACAGCCCGGAACTCGAAGCGCTGTTCGACAGCGTGGCCGCCAGCGTGGCCCCGGTCGCGCCCCCGCCCCCGGTCGTCGCGCAGGTGACCGCCGCCGGCGACAGCCCGGAACTCGAGGCGCTGTTCGACAGCGTGGCCAGCCAGGCCGCGGTCAGCGCAGACGCGCCAGCCGCTGCGGCACCCGTTGCCTCCGCTGACAACATGTATTCGCGAGTGGGCCAGCTAACCCGCAAGCTGCATGATGCGCTGCACGAACTCGGCTACGACAAATCCCTCGAACGCGCCGCCAGTGCCATTCCCGACGCGAAAGACCGGCTGTCCTATATCGCCACGCTGACGGAAAACGCCGCCGAGCGCGTGCTGAACGCCACCGACCGCGCGCAACCGCACCAGACCCGTCTGGAGAGCGGCGCCGCCGCCCTCGCCAGCGACTGGGACAAGGTGTTTGCCAACCAGTCGTCGCTGGAAGCCTTCAAGGCACTGGCGAAGTCGACGCGCGGCTACCTGGCCGAAGTGCCCGAACATACGCATGCCACGTCTTCCGAGCTGATGGAAATCGTCATGGCGCAGGACTTCCAGGATCTGACGGGTCAGGTGATCAAGAAGGTCGTGGAGATGGTCCAGCACATGGAGCAGGAACTGCTGTCGTTCCTGATGGAATACCAGCCGGAAATCAAGCCGGACCCGACCGAGCTCCACTCGCTGGAAAACGGCCCGGTCGTCAATCCGGCCAACCGCACCGACGTGGTAACCGACCAGAAGCAGGTCGACGACCTGCTGGCAAGTCTGGGTTTCTGA
- a CDS encoding chemotaxis protein CheA, whose product MSDFAGMEELLQDFLTESLELLSDVDNKLVELEKRPNDKGLLNDIFRGFHTIKGGGGFLNATPLVNLCHRTENLFDKLRNGELTLSSEIMDVILDATGVVRDMFSYMAQGRMPSPADPAILSNLDAALAGQTPAVAAAAPAAAPAAPAAPGEPNWQQLYQAVVVPADSVAQIAGGGTAVVPTSAPVAPAPAPAPAPVPAARDRAPAKANTQVAAPQETTIRIDTHRLDQVLNLSGEIGLTKNRLTTIRTEIMQGNLGTNTLRALDEAVSQLDLLVGDLQNAVMKTRMQPIGRLFQKYPRLARDLARQLGKEVELVLSGEETELDKTMIEDLNDPLVHLVRNAVDHGTESTEERIAAGKPVKSIVQLSARQVGDHIVIEIVDDGRGMRADMLRKKAVDKGLIDSETAQALDDKQALQLIFLPGFSTKDQISSVSGRGVGMDVVRTNIQRLNGRIDITSVPGEGTRLSVSLPLTLAILPVLVVKVCQQAFAVPLAMVREIIPIDPNSIQEVSARPTIVVRDEILPVRGLADLLGWPATQEPAFGVLMQSAEKTFILAIDAFVGRDDVVIKPLQNIRPKGVAGATLSGDGAVVLVLDMEGLLSAESKEKGGHLSPALLDLAI is encoded by the coding sequence ATGAGCGACTTCGCCGGAATGGAAGAACTGCTTCAGGATTTCCTGACAGAGTCTCTCGAATTGCTGTCCGATGTGGACAACAAACTGGTTGAACTGGAAAAGCGTCCCAACGACAAGGGACTGCTGAACGACATTTTCCGGGGCTTCCATACCATCAAGGGCGGTGGCGGTTTCCTGAACGCCACCCCGCTGGTGAATCTGTGCCACCGCACGGAAAACCTGTTCGACAAGCTGCGCAATGGCGAGCTGACGCTGTCCAGCGAGATCATGGACGTGATCCTCGACGCCACCGGCGTGGTTCGCGACATGTTCAGCTACATGGCGCAGGGCCGCATGCCGTCGCCGGCCGATCCGGCCATCCTGTCCAATCTCGACGCCGCACTGGCCGGACAGACGCCTGCCGTTGCGGCAGCAGCACCGGCAGCGGCCCCGGCAGCGCCGGCCGCCCCGGGCGAGCCGAACTGGCAGCAGCTGTACCAGGCCGTCGTCGTACCGGCAGACAGCGTCGCGCAGATTGCCGGTGGCGGTACGGCCGTCGTGCCGACCTCGGCCCCGGTGGCGCCAGCCCCCGCTCCGGCACCAGCCCCGGTGCCGGCCGCCCGCGATCGTGCGCCGGCCAAGGCCAATACCCAGGTCGCCGCACCGCAGGAAACCACCATCCGGATCGATACTCACCGTCTCGACCAGGTGCTGAACCTGTCCGGTGAAATCGGCCTGACCAAGAACCGCCTGACCACGATCCGTACCGAGATCATGCAGGGCAACCTTGGCACGAACACGCTGCGCGCACTTGACGAAGCGGTCAGCCAGCTCGACCTGCTGGTCGGCGACCTGCAGAACGCGGTCATGAAGACGCGGATGCAGCCGATCGGCCGCCTGTTCCAGAAGTACCCGCGACTGGCCCGCGATCTGGCCCGCCAGCTCGGCAAGGAAGTGGAACTGGTGCTGTCCGGTGAGGAAACCGAACTCGACAAGACCATGATCGAGGATCTGAACGATCCGCTGGTCCACCTGGTGCGCAACGCGGTCGACCACGGTACCGAATCCACCGAGGAGCGCATTGCCGCCGGCAAGCCGGTCAAGAGTATCGTGCAGTTGTCCGCCCGTCAGGTCGGTGACCACATCGTCATCGAAATCGTCGACGACGGTCGCGGCATGCGTGCCGACATGCTGCGCAAGAAGGCCGTCGACAAGGGCCTGATCGACAGCGAAACCGCACAGGCACTGGACGACAAGCAGGCTCTGCAACTTATTTTCCTGCCCGGCTTCTCGACCAAGGACCAGATTTCCAGCGTCTCCGGCCGTGGTGTCGGCATGGACGTGGTGCGGACCAACATCCAGCGCCTGAACGGCCGCATCGACATCACCTCGGTGCCGGGCGAAGGCACCCGCCTCAGCGTCTCGCTGCCGCTGACGCTGGCCATCCTGCCGGTGCTGGTGGTCAAGGTCTGCCAGCAGGCCTTTGCCGTGCCGCTGGCCATGGTGCGCGAGATCATCCCGATCGACCCGAACAGCATCCAGGAAGTCTCGGCCCGCCCGACCATCGTCGTCCGCGACGAGATCCTGCCGGTGCGCGGTCTGGCCGACCTGCTCGGCTGGCCGGCAACCCAGGAGCCGGCATTCGGCGTACTGATGCAGTCGGCGGAGAAGACCTTCATCCTCGCCATCGACGCTTTCGTCGGTCGGGACGATGTGGTGATCAAGCCGCTGCAGAACATCCGTCCGAAGGGGGTGGCCGGTGCCACGCTGTCCGGCGATGGAGCCGTGGTGCTGGTGCTGGACATGGAAGGTCTGCTGTCGGCCGAGTCCAAGGAAAAGGGCGGCCATCTGAGCCCGGCCCTGCTCGACCTGGCCATCTGA
- a CDS encoding chemotaxis protein has product MAMQDISLIDNIDARTKLAGSNKMEVLLFSLGTRETFGINVFKVREVSQTPEITKSPNMPFGVEGVISLRGNIIPVISLARFTGAQDADTHKYESMIVTEFNKSTQAFLVESVDRIIRIDWDRMKAPDNMMPQGQAMITAVSELDDGKLVSILDVEQILASVVGETRIPDIPKAGTGSDEFIFFVDDSVVARKEITQVLDKMEVKYHQATNGREAWERLQAFANRPWMDGATLHDTLKLILVDAEMPEMDGYVLTRHIKGDKRFANIPVVIHSSLSSNANRAMGSSVGVDNYVAKFEPALLAETMLPYLQR; this is encoded by the coding sequence ATGGCCATGCAAGACATATCCCTGATCGATAACATCGATGCGCGCACCAAGCTCGCCGGCTCGAACAAGATGGAAGTCCTCCTGTTCTCGCTCGGCACCCGCGAAACCTTCGGCATCAACGTGTTCAAGGTGCGCGAAGTGTCGCAGACGCCGGAAATCACCAAGTCGCCGAACATGCCGTTCGGTGTCGAGGGCGTGATTTCCCTGCGCGGCAACATCATCCCGGTCATCTCGCTGGCCCGCTTTACCGGCGCGCAGGATGCGGACACCCACAAGTACGAATCGATGATCGTCACCGAATTCAACAAGAGCACGCAAGCGTTCCTGGTGGAGTCGGTCGACCGCATCATCCGCATCGACTGGGACCGGATGAAGGCGCCGGACAACATGATGCCGCAGGGACAGGCCATGATTACCGCCGTCTCCGAACTGGACGACGGCAAACTGGTTTCCATCCTCGACGTCGAGCAGATCCTGGCCAGCGTCGTCGGTGAAACCCGCATCCCCGACATTCCCAAGGCCGGCACCGGCAGCGACGAATTCATTTTCTTCGTCGACGACTCGGTGGTCGCCCGCAAGGAAATCACCCAGGTGCTCGACAAGATGGAAGTCAAATACCATCAGGCCACCAATGGCCGCGAGGCCTGGGAACGACTGCAGGCCTTCGCCAACCGTCCGTGGATGGATGGCGCCACGCTGCACGACACACTGAAACTGATCCTGGTCGATGCCGAAATGCCGGAAATGGATGGCTACGTTCTGACCCGGCACATCAAGGGCGACAAGCGCTTCGCCAATATTCCGGTGGTCATACACTCGTCGCTGTCGTCCAATGCCAACCGGGCGATGGGCTCGAGCGTCGGCGTCGACAACTACGTCGCCAAGTTCGAACCCGCGCTGCTGGCGGAAACGATGTTGCCGTACCTGCAACGCTGA
- the cheY gene encoding chemotaxis response regulator CheY — protein MIEAADKNTRFLVVDDFSTMRRILRNLLKELGFTNVDEAEDGQAALHKLRSQTFDFVVSDWNMPNMTGIELLRNVRADAQLKHLPFLMITAEAKRENIIEAAQAGASGYIVKPFTAATLEEKLGKVFQSVAK, from the coding sequence ATGATCGAGGCAGCAGACAAGAACACACGCTTTCTGGTCGTCGACGATTTCTCGACGATGCGACGCATCCTCCGCAATCTGCTCAAGGAGTTGGGTTTCACCAACGTCGATGAAGCCGAGGACGGCCAGGCCGCGCTGCACAAGCTCAGAAGCCAGACATTCGATTTCGTCGTGTCCGACTGGAACATGCCGAACATGACTGGCATCGAGCTTCTGCGCAATGTACGCGCCGACGCCCAGCTCAAGCATCTCCCCTTCCTGATGATTACGGCGGAGGCGAAGCGCGAGAACATCATCGAAGCGGCCCAGGCCGGCGCTTCGGGCTACATCGTCAAACCCTTTACCGCTGCCACATTGGAAGAAAAGCTGGGCAAAGTCTTCCAGAGCGTGGCCAAGTAA
- a CDS encoding chemotaxis protein has protein sequence MSELLKSIDARTKLAGANKLEILLFSLGVDQRTGRKETYGINVFKVREVMRTPEITTAPEMASSVEGMVSLRGHLVPVIDLAKYTGVITEKTPEVMIVTEYNGHTQGFLVEAVDTILRLDWSAMRVPPEMISNRMGGLVTAVTELDNNNLVMMIDVERVLAETTDIDDSFQFVNIEPIKESRMVFFADDSAVARKQIEKTLQAMNVNYAYAINGRRAWEELQRMASQAEQAEKPLKDMVNLVLTDVEMPEMDGFLLTKMIKSDPRFAGIPVLMHSSLSGQSNQRLGQSVGVDDYVSKFEPQKLSLKMRELLKL, from the coding sequence GTGTCTGAACTACTGAAAAGCATTGACGCGCGAACCAAACTCGCGGGTGCAAACAAGCTGGAGATCCTGCTTTTCTCGCTAGGGGTCGACCAGCGGACCGGCCGTAAGGAAACTTACGGCATCAATGTATTCAAGGTCCGTGAAGTGATGCGCACCCCCGAGATCACGACGGCGCCGGAAATGGCCAGCTCGGTCGAAGGCATGGTCAGCCTGCGCGGTCACCTCGTTCCGGTCATCGACCTGGCGAAGTATACCGGCGTGATCACCGAGAAGACCCCGGAAGTCATGATCGTGACCGAGTACAACGGCCACACCCAGGGCTTCCTGGTCGAGGCGGTCGATACCATCCTGCGCCTGGACTGGTCGGCGATGCGCGTGCCGCCGGAAATGATCTCGAACCGCATGGGCGGTCTGGTCACCGCCGTGACCGAGCTCGACAACAATAATCTGGTGATGATGATTGACGTCGAGCGCGTACTGGCCGAGACCACCGATATCGACGACTCGTTCCAGTTCGTCAATATCGAGCCGATCAAGGAATCGCGGATGGTGTTCTTCGCCGACGACTCCGCCGTGGCCCGCAAGCAGATCGAGAAGACGCTGCAGGCGATGAACGTGAATTACGCATACGCAATCAACGGTCGCCGCGCCTGGGAAGAGCTGCAGCGCATGGCCAGTCAGGCCGAGCAGGCAGAGAAGCCGTTGAAGGATATGGTGAACCTGGTGCTGACCGACGTTGAAATGCCGGAAATGGACGGGTTCCTGCTGACCAAGATGATCAAGAGCGACCCGCGCTTCGCCGGCATTCCGGTGCTGATGCACTCGTCGCTGTCTGGTCAGTCGAACCAGCGTTTAGGCCAGTCGGTCGGTGTCGACGACTATGTGTCGAAATTCGAGCCGCAGAAGCTGTCGCTGAAGATGCGCGAATTGCTGAAGCTCTGA